A window of Rosa rugosa chromosome 7, drRosRugo1.1, whole genome shotgun sequence genomic DNA:
CCCATGTCAGTGATTTTGTGCCCTTGATATCTCTAGACCTCAGTGATTGCCAATTTTTAGAAGAAATCCCTGATGGCCTCATTggttcaacctcattgcaaagaCTAAATCTAAGTGGAACCATGATTCAGACCATCAATTCAACAATCAAACAAGCGTCTGGGCTCAAGTATCTGAACACAAGTAACTGCAAGCGCCTTCAATCTTTGCCAGAGCTCCCATGTCTTCCAACTTCGGTGGCAAATGGCTGCCCGACACTGAAGATGGTGTCATATCCAATGACTGCACCCACACAAGATTTGAATCGGAGGcattcatttttttgtttctatAAATTTGGTTGAGAATTCAAGAAGCAACATGATGGATGATGCACGGCTCAGAATTGTGAGAATGGCAACAGTATGTCTCTTGCTCTctcacagacacacacacacacacacacactgtcTCACTGATATTAAATTGGAGTAGATTCCTCTGCTTTCTAATGACTCAAAAGCATTGACGAGTTGGATAACCATGATGTCTATAactctataattctatatattATACAGGATCATCATTATATCGTACCGTTACTCTAATATGTCCGGGAACTGAGATCCCAAAGTAGTTCAGCTGTGAAAAAGAGGGATCTTCAATAAAAACCAAGCTTCCTCTGCACTGGTCTGATGATAAAAACTTCTTGGGTTTGCTCTGTCGGCTGTTTTGCCATTCTATACAGCATATTCTGTCACACTTCAATGTGAATGCAATCTCACAACCATAATGGATGATGCAAAGTTCAGAATTATGCGAATGGCTACTGCTTGTAATCTTgtacgtctctctctctctctctctctcatgtagAATAACCATGAAGTTTATATATGGCATGTACCTGCAGAAACGTTTGTCATCTGGTAAAGCAGAGTTCATGTGTCCGGGAAATGAAATTCCTAAATGGTTTAGCTGTCGAACGGAGGGATCTTCAATGAACATTAAGCTTCCTTTGTACTGGTCTGATGATTCAAACTTCTTGGGTATTGCTCTGTGCTCTGTTTGTGCAATCAGTGtcccatttctttttcataggtATGAATGTGATATGATTCTCAAAAACCAACAATGGTGAAACCCATAGTGTCAATTTGGCAAGTACAGAGGGCAACAAGACTGATGACCCGACTGTTGACACTGATCACGTGTTGGTGTGGTATGATACAGTCCATGCAATTTCAGATCAAGCAAAATGGTCTGCGAAAGCCTCGTTTGACTTCTATACAGTACTCTGTCGTAAGCGGTGGAATAAAGTGAAAAGGTGTGGGGTCTGCTTTCTGTATGCCCAAGGCCAAGATGATGATGCTCTGAAATTTGAAGTCATTCATCCACAACAAGTTGCTACAACTAGGAGAAGTCATTTCAGAAGCCTCCCAAATAAGAGTCACCAGTCTCACCCAGTGAATGAAAATGTTTGGAAGACTATTGGGAGTTTGAAGGTCCGTCCAATTATCAAATCTTTCTTTCGTAGAGTACTTTGTAATGCACTGCCTACCACTGTCAACTTGTTCAGAAGCAATCTGGTAAGAAATCCCATGTGCCCCATCTGCCATAAAGACAAAGAATCAATATACCATGTGCTGTTATTATGCCCTTGGGTGGAGACAGTCTGGTTTGGCTCCCCTTTAGGTTATAAAATTAACGAATGCCAAATCACTACTATTCATAAGTGGTTCTTGGATTTACAAGGTACATTTACTACTGACATTGAGAAGAATTTGGTTCTTACCATGGGGTCCTCTGTTGGTCAATTTGGAAAAGTAGACGCAGCTTTGTTTGTCAGGGGAAATCACTCTCTCCGGTTGATTCAATCACCAGTGCAGTCAGTTTGATGAATGAGCTTTTGGCAGACTAATCTCTCGGTTTCCAACCACTAAATTCTTCTTCACCATCTCGACCCAAATTCTGGTTTCCTCCACCATAGCCACTAATCAAGGTTAATTGCGAGGCGGCCTTGGAGAAGGAGACACGCAAAGCGGGGCTTGGTGTTATTGGACGCAATCACAGTGGCTCTTGCATTGGAGGATTGACTAAAACTGCAACTTCTTGCTCTGTGTTTGTAGAGGAAGGTGGTTGTGGAGGGAGTTTCTCTTTCTAGATATTTGAGTCTGAGAGAAGTTGTGATCCATTCTACGATTGTCAACaaaataagaaggttagcaGCTAACTTTGAAGAAATCCATTGGGAGTGGTCTCCCCGATAAGAGGACTTGGCAGCTCATACTGCTGCATCGCTTGCCACTAGAGAGGTGGGTCTTAATATATAGATGGGTTTCATCGCGACTACCTTCTCTGACTCTGGTACTGAGGAATGATGGGTTGGGCAACGTCCACAAGTGGTGTAGCAATAGGACGGCAGCAATCTACTTTTTCCTCTTTTGGTGTGTTCTTTCCTTGTCCTGATCTTCTCTTGATTAGGTTGGATCTGCTTTCCCTTGTTCCTTTTGATATTTGGGCTTGGTCCTATAttccacaaaaataaaaaatctaggaGACGCCGTGGCAGCTTTGAGGATGAAGCTAGTGGAAGTCGATCAACTGTCTGGTCACTGTTATCACTTATACTAGAAGTGAAACTTACGGTAAGTATTGATAGTGGAAGTGAACTTTGTACTTAACTATGTTGCAATGAAAGCTTGACCCGAATTAAGGTCTTCAGAACTGTCACCTGGCTTTCGCGACTGCATGTTCCACATTCTGTTTGTGTTGATTTCCATATCACAGAGAGCGAAACCAGTAGCCGTTTGTGTGTGTACTTTTTTGTCAAGTAAGTAAAACATCTTGATCTATTCTTGCTCAAATTTTTGTAAATCTTTTGGTTAATTAGTTCTGGTTTCTCGAAAAACCTGATATTTTGGCTAATACATCATGCCTTTTATTGGTGTAATTTCATAATATACTACAAAATGCTAAGGTCATTACAGAATCTCATGAGCAGTGCCATAGTACCTGTTTACAAATGCATTCTTAAACTCAGATATGTCAGGAGTATCCGGTGTTTGTACCGGATAGAACTTGTAAATCCTCATCTTCATTATATTCTCCACACTTCTTCTCCGGCCGCCTTCCCTAACTCCAAGATCAATATTTTCTCCCTTTGCTTCTTCTTCCACCATGACAttcttttcatcatcttcttctatCACCTGGTTCTCATCGTCACCACTGAAGTACAACTCCTCCAGCTCATCATCATTAGCACTAAAGTACTCCTCCTCCTGAACAGGAACTTCATGACACTTTACTTTTGCCGCTGGATCCAAATAAGGCACGGCGTATTCAAACTTCAATAGATCATTGTTTCCCTTGACATTTTTGTGTTTGAGAGCAGCCCTTCTTTGCTTGCAGCTCAAGACAAAGATTTCAGAACCTTCTTTGTCTACTCTCTTGTCCAAAGGAACATACGGAGCCCAGTCTATCTTCAATCTCTTCATCGGAATTATCTCTTCCACTTTTCCCTCGCTTAAAACAAGTCCAAGCTCATTCAAAGGTGGAGAAGCCGAAACTACTGCCACCACCACAGGGATCAAAGCAACCACTTCTTTTCTAACCATGGCCTCCTCCGTCCCTGTATAGATCAGTATAGCCTATCCACTATGGTTCTAAGTAGTAACAGATATGCATGATTTGTTAACAAAGAGTTgacagatgaaattttggacgCCTTACTTTGTTTGCTAGAACAATGTTATCCTTTTTGCTCCTTGCTCACTGATTATATTTCATTAGCTTTTCTCACTGCTTATAACTGGTCCTATAACTGATATGTTAATGCTTTTCTCACTGCTTATAACTGGTCCTCTAACTTAATATCCATTGTACAGATACTGTGTATTTGGTAGATCATAACTGGTCCTCTaactttatttttattcttttttaccAATTTTCCAACCTGACTATataaaaattttgattttaggcATTAGAAACATTCAGAGGCAGTAGGCAGTACAACCTCATTAAAATTGGGGACTTATGCTCAAAATATGTGATCCATATCGTAGGTGTTACAAGAATTTGCTTCCTTTCTTTTTAGACACCAAGTCTCTTTAACTTAATTTAAAATCATGTTGAATTGGGATCTGTTTGAGCAAAGTCTCACACTTGCTTTGCCGGTATCTTCTATTATGTGCAGGAGGAATGTGTTAAATGGTTAGAACATGGACAAGACTGTAATAGTGCTTGGGCTCCCTTCCCTTTGTGAATTGATTACTATTAGTTGTTAGTTCAGTTAGAAAGCAATCGATAATTGTTATACAACTTGAACGAAGTGATACCACCCTCAGCAAAGCATGGGATCTCTAACTGGTGCTTAAACAAATGACAATATTGAGGTGAAAATAAGCAAGAAGGCCGATGACCATAAACGTCCCATAGCAAATAACGTAGCTTAAACCCTTAAGGCCCAACACAAGAAAGAGTAACACTCAAGCCCATCACGCAGAGACGGCCCAAGACCATTTTTACATTTCTAATCGGCTTAAACAGTTAAATGGGTCCAAAACCCCTTCTCTTCTCTCCCAGTTGAGTTTTCTCTCGCGACTTTGCGAGGCAGTCTCAGTCCCCAACAGTCGTTCTATCTGAGCACTGCATATAAACCTATCCCTATTCCTATATTTCTAATTGATCGctttgcttttattttaattttagtaTATTTGTTCTTGCTAAGAAGGTGGATTGATTTTCTTCTAATCTTTggattttgtttgattgattcGCTTTTGTTTCTCACGTAACAGCGGTAATTGGGGGTCAAGGCCACTAATCAACTTACTCTTCTTGCTAGGGAACTTCCTATCAAGACATCAACCTCCTTAAAGTTCTTAAATCATCTCAGCTAGCTCCTAAGAATTCTTGTCCCAACAGTTCTTAAGGCCAACAGATAAGAAGTTCCTAAACTTGTGCAAATCTCCAACCAAGCTTCACCCTCCGCATAA
This region includes:
- the LOC133720936 gene encoding protein HEAT INTOLERANT 4-like, translating into MVRKEVVALIPVVVAVVSASPPLNELGLVLSEGKVEEIIPMKRLKIDWAPYVPLDKRVDKEGSEIFVLSCKQRRAALKHKNVKGNNDLLKFEYAVPYLDPAAKVKCHEVPVQEEEYFSANDDELEELYFSGDDENQVIEEDDEKNVMVEEEAKGENIDLGVREGGRRRSVENIMKMRIYKFYPVQTPDTPDISEFKNAFVNRYYGTAHEIL